The Amycolatopsis camponoti genome segment GGGCTTCGACGTCACCGGCATCCTGCGCGCGGTGTTCAACCAGGTCACCGGCGGGCAGGGCGGTGGTTCGACCATCTCCCAGCAGTACATCAAGCAGGCGACGCAGAACGACGCCCCGACGCTGACCCGCAAGTGGACCGAGCTGGCCAAGTCGTTCAAGATGAACAACCAGCAGTCCAAGGAAGAGATCATCACTTCCTACCTGAACATCGTCTACTTCGGACGCGGGGCGAACGGCATCCAGGCGGCCGCCAAGGCCTACTTCAACAAGGACGCCAAGGACCTCAACGCGTCCGAGGCGTCGCTGCTCGCGGGCCTGATCCAGGGTCCCGGCCGCTCGGAAAACCAGCCCTACGCCCAGAAGCGCTGGGCGTACGTGATGGACCAGATGGTGGCCAACAAGTGGCTCCGCGCGGACGAGCGCGCCACCTTCCAGTACCCGACGCCGATCGCGAAGAACGCCAACAAGGAACAGAACTCGGGCAAGCTCACCTACCAGGTCCAGCAGCGGATCAAGGACGAGCTGGCGGCGAAGGGCTACGACGAGAACAAGCTGTTCTCCAGCGGCGCCAAGATCTACACGACGATCGACCCGGCGGCCCAGGACGCCGCGGAGAAGGCCACCGCGGACGGCATGAAGGGCCAGACCGACGAGAACCTGCTCAACGCGCTGGTCGCGGTCGACCCGAAGACCGGCGGGGTGCTCGCCTACTACGGTGGGCCGGAGCTCGTGAAGGACGCCAACGGCAAGGACCAGATCGGCCAGGACCGCGCCAACCAGGCGCGAAACCCGGGTTCGTCGGTGAAGGCGTTCGACCTCACGGCGTTCCTCAAGATGGGCAAGGGCCTCGGCGAGACGTTCGACGGCTCGAACAACCGGGTGCTCGGCGGCCGCACGGTCCGGAACGCGGGTGACAGCGCCAGCTGCGGCAAGGACTGCACCGTCGCGAAGGCGATGGAGATCTCGGCGAACACCGTGTTCTACGACATGGTCCTGAACGTGACGAAACCGTCCCGGGTCGCGGAAGCGGCGAAGGAGGCCGGCGTCAAGGTCGCGCCGGAGGGCAAGAGCGTCCTCTACACCGACGACAACAACATCTCGCTCGGTGGTGGTGGCACGGCCGTGACGCCGGAGGACATGGCGGCCGCGTACGCGTCGTTCGCCAGCGGTGGCACGTACCACGAGCAGCACTTCGTCGCGAAGCTGACGAACAACCAGGACGAGGTCGAGTTCGACCAGAACAACATCAAGACCAACCCGGCGTTCGCCGACGACGCGTCGAAGAGCCAGCAGATCGCGGGCAACGTCACCGAGGCGCTGGTGCCGGTCATCGACCACTCGAAGCTGAAGTGCCCGAGCGGCCACGAGTGCGCCGGCAAGACGGGTACGCAGCAGTACACGGCGAAGGCCGGCGACCCCTCGTCGTACAACGACCGGAACGCGCAGACGTGGATGGTGGGCTACACCCCGTCGGTGTCGGCCGCGGTCTGGGTCGGCGGCGACGGCAACAAGCCGCTGCACGACCCGAAGAACAAGCCGATCTTCGGTGCGACCATCGCCGGTCCGACGTGGCAGAACTTCATGAACCTCTACCTCAAGGGCAAGCCGGCGGAGAAGTTCGACAAGGTCCAGGCGATCGGCAAGGACGTCAACGACGTGACGACGACCCAGTCGAAGCCGTCGGAGACGCCGAGCGTCACCACGACGCCGACCACCCCGGAGTCGTCCGAGA includes the following:
- a CDS encoding transglycosylase domain-containing protein, which encodes MPPRRAVPPPGQRDRQGPPGSPPQGFRQPGNRPVPPPGREPDLITHHAHNGTDDFGRDPYDDGYDDAAFNEFADDVEPQDELDEDGKKVLTPAQRKKRRWKIIRRVAYAFVGLFFVVPAIAFVITYFLVDVPTPESIKSLQNQPITYYDASNQVMGRELPPGGDRQLLKPGEVPEVVKHAVYSAEDATFETNSGFDVTGILRAVFNQVTGGQGGGSTISQQYIKQATQNDAPTLTRKWTELAKSFKMNNQQSKEEIITSYLNIVYFGRGANGIQAAAKAYFNKDAKDLNASEASLLAGLIQGPGRSENQPYAQKRWAYVMDQMVANKWLRADERATFQYPTPIAKNANKEQNSGKLTYQVQQRIKDELAAKGYDENKLFSSGAKIYTTIDPAAQDAAEKATADGMKGQTDENLLNALVAVDPKTGGVLAYYGGPELVKDANGKDQIGQDRANQARNPGSSVKAFDLTAFLKMGKGLGETFDGSNNRVLGGRTVRNAGDSASCGKDCTVAKAMEISANTVFYDMVLNVTKPSRVAEAAKEAGVKVAPEGKSVLYTDDNNISLGGGGTAVTPEDMAAAYASFASGGTYHEQHFVAKLTNNQDEVEFDQNNIKTNPAFADDASKSQQIAGNVTEALVPVIDHSKLKCPSGHECAGKTGTQQYTAKAGDPSSYNDRNAQTWMVGYTPSVSAAVWVGGDGNKPLHDPKNKPIFGATIAGPTWQNFMNLYLKGKPAEKFDKVQAIGKDVNDVTTTQSKPSETPSVTTTPTTPESSESTEPSETETSTSRSGRPTRPGPGETPTFPLGNTGGGGVAQPPGAGPG